In one Massilia endophytica genomic region, the following are encoded:
- a CDS encoding hydantoinase B/oxoprolinase family protein, translated as MRWQFWIDRGGTFTDIVARRPDGRLQTHKLLSENPGQYSDAAVAGIRHLLGVEPGMPIPAAEVEAVKMGTTVATNALLERKGEPTLLAVTRGFRDVLRIAYQNRPRLFERHIVLPELLYGDVVEIGERMGAHGEVVLPLDLEGARASLQQAFGRGLRAVAIVFMHGYRYGAHEQAVARLAREIGFTQVSVSHEVSPLMKFVSRGDTTVVDAYLSPILRRYVDQVAAELPGVQLQFMQSNGGLTDGRSFQGKDSILSGPAGGIVGMVRASQLAGFGRVIGFDMGGTSTDVSHFAGEFEREFETQVAGVRMRAPMMSIHTVAAGGGSILHFDGTRLRVGPDSAGANPGPASYRRGGPLAVTDCNVMLGKIQPDYFPHLFGPDAAQALDVEAVRAGFAALAAEIGRTPEQVAEGFIEIAVGNMANAIKQISVQRGHDVTAYTLTSFGGAGGQHACLVADALGMKTVFIHSLAGVLSAYGMGLADQSAMREKAVEQRLDDCSSLASLLAELGKQAREALLAQGVDEERILLVERVHLRYEGTDSALIVLHADAASMRAQFEQAYRKRFSFLMPHKALVVEAVSVEAIGRGEPGGDGAAASPAAHGAALEREVQMFSGGRWHAASLFLREALAPGHTVDGPAIIAEANATTVVEPGWRAQVTPQNHLVLTRVQPLPGRRAIGTTADPVMLEVFNNLFMSIANQMGLRLQNTAYSVNIKERLDFSCAIFDADGNLIANAPHMPVHLGSMGESIRTVIRENAGRMHAGDVYMLNDPYHGGTHLPDVTVISPVFSADGGEILFYVGSRGHHADIGGTTPGSMPPDSRSIEEEGVLIDNFKLVDGASGGILREAETRALLASARHPARNPDQNMADLRAQVAANQKGAEELLKTVDHFGLDVVRAYMGHVQDNAEEAVRRVIGALHDGSFRLDIDNGAAIQVAVRMNRQERSAEIDFTGTSPQLDNNFNAPAAVCMAAVLYVFRTLVDDDIPLNAGCLKPLRVIIPEGSMLNPRYPASVVSGNVETSTCITNALYGALGVMAASQGTMNNFTFGNARYQYYETISGGSGAGEGFDGTDVVQTNMTNSRLTDPEVLEFRFPVRLESYEIRHGSGGKGRWKGGNGGTRKLRFLEEMTAAILSNNRIHAPFGMAGGEPGELGRNTVQRVDGSTETLGHIGKTVMRPGDIFIIDTPGGGGYGKA; from the coding sequence ATGCGCTGGCAGTTCTGGATCGACAGGGGAGGCACCTTCACCGACATCGTGGCGCGCCGCCCCGACGGCAGGCTGCAGACGCACAAGCTCCTGTCCGAGAACCCCGGGCAGTACAGCGATGCGGCGGTGGCCGGCATCCGCCATCTGCTCGGCGTGGAGCCCGGCATGCCGATTCCCGCCGCCGAGGTGGAAGCCGTGAAGATGGGCACCACGGTTGCCACCAACGCCCTTCTTGAACGCAAGGGCGAACCGACCCTGCTTGCGGTCACGCGTGGCTTCCGCGACGTCTTGCGCATCGCCTACCAGAACCGTCCCCGCCTGTTCGAGCGCCACATTGTGCTGCCCGAGCTGCTGTACGGCGATGTGGTGGAGATCGGCGAACGCATGGGCGCGCACGGCGAAGTGGTGCTGCCGCTCGACCTTGAGGGCGCGCGCGCCTCCTTGCAGCAAGCCTTCGGCCGCGGCCTGCGCGCCGTCGCCATCGTTTTCATGCACGGCTACCGCTACGGGGCGCATGAACAGGCAGTGGCCCGGCTTGCACGCGAGATCGGCTTCACGCAGGTATCGGTATCGCACGAAGTAAGCCCCCTGATGAAGTTCGTCTCCCGCGGCGATACCACGGTGGTGGACGCCTACCTGTCCCCCATCCTGCGGCGCTACGTGGACCAGGTGGCGGCCGAGCTGCCGGGCGTTCAGCTTCAGTTCATGCAATCCAACGGCGGGCTGACGGACGGCCGCAGCTTTCAGGGCAAGGACAGCATCCTGAGCGGCCCGGCTGGCGGCATCGTGGGCATGGTGCGGGCCAGCCAGCTGGCGGGTTTCGGCCGCGTGATCGGCTTCGACATGGGTGGCACGTCCACGGACGTATCCCATTTCGCCGGAGAGTTCGAGCGCGAGTTCGAAACCCAGGTGGCCGGCGTGCGCATGCGCGCGCCGATGATGAGCATTCATACCGTGGCCGCGGGCGGCGGCTCCATACTGCATTTCGACGGCACCCGCCTGCGCGTGGGCCCGGACAGCGCAGGCGCCAACCCCGGCCCCGCCAGCTACCGGCGCGGCGGGCCGCTCGCTGTCACCGACTGCAACGTCATGCTGGGCAAGATCCAGCCCGACTATTTCCCTCACCTGTTTGGCCCCGATGCCGCGCAAGCGCTCGATGTGGAAGCCGTGCGGGCCGGTTTCGCCGCGCTTGCGGCGGAAATCGGCAGGACGCCCGAGCAGGTCGCCGAAGGCTTCATCGAGATCGCAGTGGGCAATATGGCGAACGCCATCAAGCAGATTTCGGTACAGCGCGGCCACGACGTCACGGCCTATACGCTGACCAGCTTCGGCGGGGCTGGCGGCCAGCATGCCTGCCTGGTGGCCGACGCGCTGGGCATGAAGACGGTGTTCATCCATTCGCTGGCGGGCGTGCTGTCCGCCTATGGCATGGGACTGGCCGATCAGTCGGCGATGCGCGAGAAGGCCGTCGAGCAGCGGCTGGACGACTGCAGCAGTCTGGCTTCGCTGCTGGCGGAGCTTGGCAAGCAGGCGCGCGAGGCGCTCCTGGCGCAGGGAGTGGATGAAGAACGCATCCTGTTGGTCGAGCGCGTGCATCTGCGCTACGAAGGCACCGATTCGGCGCTGATCGTGCTGCATGCCGATGCAGCCAGCATGCGGGCCCAGTTCGAGCAGGCCTACCGCAAGCGTTTCTCCTTCCTTATGCCGCACAAGGCGCTCGTGGTGGAGGCGGTTTCGGTCGAGGCCATCGGGCGTGGCGAGCCCGGGGGCGACGGCGCCGCAGCCAGTCCGGCGGCGCACGGTGCGGCGCTGGAACGGGAAGTGCAAATGTTCAGCGGTGGACGATGGCACGCCGCGAGCCTATTCCTGCGCGAGGCGCTGGCGCCGGGCCACACCGTGGACGGTCCGGCCATCATCGCCGAAGCCAACGCCACCACGGTAGTGGAACCCGGCTGGCGCGCGCAGGTCACGCCCCAGAATCACCTGGTGCTGACGCGCGTGCAGCCGCTGCCCGGGCGCCGCGCTATCGGCACCACGGCCGATCCCGTGATGCTGGAGGTGTTCAACAACCTCTTCATGTCCATCGCCAACCAGATGGGGCTGCGCCTGCAGAACACAGCCTACTCGGTGAACATCAAGGAACGCCTGGACTTCAGCTGCGCCATCTTCGACGCGGACGGCAACCTCATTGCCAATGCGCCACACATGCCGGTGCATCTGGGCTCGATGGGCGAGAGCATCCGCACTGTGATCCGCGAAAACGCGGGCAGGATGCATGCGGGCGACGTCTACATGCTCAACGACCCCTATCACGGCGGCACGCACCTGCCGGATGTCACGGTCATTTCTCCGGTGTTCAGCGCGGATGGCGGCGAAATCCTGTTTTACGTGGGATCGCGCGGCCACCATGCCGATATCGGCGGCACCACGCCGGGATCCATGCCGCCGGACTCGCGCAGCATCGAGGAGGAGGGCGTATTGATCGACAACTTCAAGCTGGTGGACGGCGCTTCCGGCGGCATTCTGCGCGAGGCCGAAACGCGGGCCCTGCTGGCATCGGCGCGCCATCCCGCACGCAATCCCGACCAGAATATGGCGGACCTGCGGGCCCAGGTTGCGGCCAACCAGAAGGGCGCCGAAGAGCTGCTGAAGACGGTGGACCATTTCGGCCTGGACGTGGTACGCGCCTACATGGGCCATGTGCAGGACAACGCCGAGGAAGCGGTGCGCCGCGTGATCGGCGCGCTTCACGACGGCAGCTTCCGGCTGGATATCGACAACGGCGCCGCCATCCAGGTGGCAGTGCGGATGAACCGGCAGGAGCGCAGCGCGGAGATCGACTTCACCGGCACCTCGCCTCAGCTGGACAACAATTTCAACGCCCCCGCAGCTGTCTGCATGGCCGCTGTGCTCTATGTGTTCCGCACTCTGGTGGACGACGATATCCCGCTCAACGCGGGCTGCCTGAAGCCGCTGCGCGTCATCATTCCCGAAGGCTCGATGCTCAATCCCCGCTATCCGGCGTCGGTGGTATCGGGCAATGTGGAAACCTCCACCTGCATCACGAATGCCCTGTACGGCGCGCTCGGCGTGATGGCCGCATCGCAGGGCACGATGAACAACTTCACCTTCGGGAACGCCCGCTATCAGTACTACGAAACGATCAGCGGCGGCTCGGGCGCAGGCGAGGGCTTCGACGGGACCGACGTGGTGCAGACCAATATGACGAATTCACGGCTGACCGACCCCGAAGTGCTGGAGTTCCGCTTCCCCGTGCGCCTGGAAAGCTACGAGATCCGCCACGGTTCGGGCGGCAAGGGCAGGTGGAAGGGCGGTAACGGCGGCACGCGCAAGCTGCGCTTCCTGGAGGAGATGACGGCGGCGATCCTGTCCAATAACCGCATCCATGCGCCCTTCGGCATGGCGGGCGGAGAGCCGGGTGAGCTGGGCCGCAACACCGTTCAGCGCGTGGACGGCAGCACGGAAACCCTGGGCCATATCGGCAAGACCGTGATGCGGCCCGGCGATATCTTCATCATCGACACGCCGGGCGGGGGAGGCTACGGCAAGGCTTAG
- a CDS encoding response regulator, translated as MQEFRDLSVLIVDPNPGMRGNLHNMLSQSSITKIEYAVSSGTAIRQLSKSVPDIILCEYDLGSGSDDGQDGQQLLEDLRHHKLISPGTIFIMLTSEGVYSKVIGAAELTPTDYVLKPFTADALLQRITRAVERRTALLPVYQHLAQGNLREAVRLAAEGAEKSQRYAGDFARLRAETLMELGDISEAEIVYQSILLGRPLGWAQLGLARCQFMQQRHAEAQQTLTELIQQNPRFMAAYDLLARTYEAQGEMVEAKRVLEDAVSISPHMVRRLRHLGEVALNTDDIGVAEKAFRQVVTKAKYSEFRDPEDHVNLVKTLIRKGDAAQASSVIRDLERSMRGSSAAEVCKSLSVALVQDLAGNEDGAVAELAKAAAAAGIAQGLSPQLRKGLAEACLKHYMDDQASDIVRGLMDDENGMSPDDAIRLYRKAGREDLAEGLGQQVVEQLKELMSEAQSLLAQGDHRGAVTSLCQALRRAPGNVPILVAAARASIRQLDELGWEAPLGEDAAKLLARIRGLDPYNEALESLQQQYSATQRKYGISTTA; from the coding sequence ATGCAAGAATTCCGCGACCTGTCCGTGCTCATTGTCGACCCCAATCCGGGCATGCGCGGCAATCTGCACAATATGCTGAGCCAGTCCTCGATCACGAAGATCGAGTACGCGGTGAGCTCCGGCACGGCCATCCGCCAGCTGTCCAAGTCCGTCCCGGACATCATTCTCTGCGAGTATGACCTGGGCAGCGGCAGCGACGACGGCCAGGACGGCCAGCAGCTGCTGGAAGACCTGCGCCACCACAAGCTGATTTCCCCCGGCACCATCTTCATCATGCTGACCTCCGAAGGCGTGTACAGCAAGGTGATCGGCGCGGCGGAACTCACTCCCACCGACTACGTGCTCAAACCTTTCACGGCGGACGCCCTGCTGCAGCGGATCACCCGCGCCGTCGAGCGCCGGACCGCACTGCTGCCCGTCTACCAGCACCTCGCGCAAGGCAACCTGCGGGAAGCGGTGCGCCTGGCGGCCGAAGGGGCGGAAAAGTCCCAGCGCTATGCGGGCGACTTTGCCCGACTGCGCGCCGAAACGCTGATGGAGCTGGGCGATATCTCCGAAGCCGAAATCGTCTACCAGAGCATCCTGCTTGGCAGGCCGCTCGGCTGGGCCCAGCTGGGCCTTGCGCGCTGCCAGTTCATGCAGCAGCGCCATGCGGAGGCGCAGCAGACCCTCACGGAACTGATCCAGCAGAATCCCCGTTTCATGGCCGCTTACGACCTCCTCGCCCGCACCTACGAGGCGCAGGGCGAGATGGTGGAGGCAAAGCGCGTTCTGGAGGATGCGGTGTCCATCTCTCCGCACATGGTGCGGCGCCTGCGGCACCTGGGCGAAGTGGCGCTCAATACGGACGATATCGGCGTGGCCGAAAAGGCCTTCCGGCAGGTGGTAACGAAGGCGAAGTATTCCGAGTTCCGCGATCCCGAAGACCACGTGAATCTCGTCAAGACCCTGATCCGCAAAGGCGACGCGGCCCAGGCCAGCAGTGTGATCCGCGACCTGGAACGCTCGATGCGCGGCAGCTCGGCCGCCGAGGTATGCAAGTCGCTCTCTGTGGCGCTGGTGCAGGACCTGGCCGGCAACGAGGACGGCGCCGTCGCCGAACTGGCCAAGGCCGCGGCGGCGGCAGGCATCGCGCAGGGCCTGTCTCCCCAGCTCAGAAAGGGGCTGGCCGAGGCCTGCCTCAAACACTATATGGACGACCAGGCTTCCGATATCGTGCGCGGCCTGATGGACGACGAGAACGGCATGTCGCCCGACGACGCCATCCGCCTCTACCGGAAGGCAGGCAGGGAGGATCTCGCCGAGGGCCTGGGCCAGCAGGTGGTGGAGCAGCTGAAGGAACTCATGTCCGAAGCGCAGTCGCTGCTGGCGCAGGGCGATCACCGGGGTGCCGTCACTTCCCTCTGCCAGGCGCTGCGCCGCGCGCCGGGCAATGTGCCCATCCTGGTGGCCGCGGCGCGGGCCAGCATCCGCCAGCTCGACGAGCTGGGATGGGAAGCGCCGCTGGGCGAGGACGCCGCCAAACTGCTCGCCCGCATCCGGGGCCTCGATCCCTACAACGAAGCGCTGGAATCGCTGCAGCAGCAGTACAGCGCAACCCAGCGCAAGTACGGCATTTCCACCACGGCCTAA
- the purL gene encoding phosphoribosylformylglycinamidine synthase, whose translation MLILPGSNALSAFRSQRLLTQLQSVLPSVTAVQARYIHFVDAASPLSSDDQARLNGLLTYGEPAQPELSDGAVEEFIVIPRFGTISPWASKATDIVHNCGMGHIHRVERGVAYRVILKGGILGSSLGAAKKLDAEQAQAVAALLHDRMTESVLRHPEQAADLFGSLEAKALESIDVLGAGRHALEKANTDLGLAMSDDEIDYLLNAFTAAKRNPTDVELMMFAQANSEHCRHKIFNADWTIDGAAQDRSLFKMIKNTHEKQPKGTIVAYSDNSSIMEGAEVTRFYPRGEGHEYGASTELIHTLMKVETHNHPTAISPFPGASTGAGGEIRDEGATGRGAKPKAGLTGFTVSNLMLPDAVRAWENAADVTAPVGKRDESKAYGKPDRIASPLQIMIEGPLGGAAFSNEFGRPVLGGYFRTYEQNVGRCFAGAQDTVFGYHKPIMIAGGIGNISAQHTHKNDIPVGSLLIQLGGPGMRIGMGGSAASSMATGTNTADLDFDSVQRGNPEMERRAQEVINGCWQMGAANPIISIHDVGAGGLSNAFPEITNDAKRGAIFDLRKIPLEESGMAPKEIWSNESQERYVLAIAPGDLPVFQALCERERCPFAVVGTATEERQLKLIDPELGNAPVDMPMEVLLGKPPKMHRDVNHVQNEFPAIDLTGVDLQEAAKGVLLLPTVADKSFLITIGDRTVGAMSVRDQMVGPWQVPVADCAVTAMSYEGFVGEAMAMGERTPLAVIDAPASGRMAVGETITNMAAAPIADISAIKLSANWMAACGQPGQDAALFDTVKAVGMELCPALGISIPVGKDSLSMRTTWKDEGADKAVISPVSLIVSGFAPVYDVRKSLTPQIRMDQGETSIILIDLGRGKNRMGASALSQVIGQLGNEAPDVDNPEDLKGFFTAIQQLNKDGKLLAYHDRSDGGLYATLTEMAFAGRAGLSINLDMLTLEGEHAADWGDAKNWAGQVAERRNELTLRALFSEELGAVIQVRAEEKSLVMDVLRSFNLGACSHIIGKPNDRGVIEFTRDAKIIYSEQRAALHRLWSETSWRISRMRENPATADAEYDRLLDETDPGISPKLTFDLAENVAAPFLASGARPRVAILREQGVNSHIETAWVMHQSGFAAVDVHMSDLISGRVKLDDFHGIIAVGGFSYGDVLGAGEGWAKSILFNPAMAEQFARFFQRKDTFGLGVCNGCQMMSNLKSLIPGAHAWPKFTTNKSEKFEARFSMVEVQDSPSIFFQGMAGTQSPIAIAHGEGFADFSQTGNIAEAIVAMRFVDNKGAATEAYPYNPNGSPQGITSVTTPDGRFTVLMPHAERVFRAVQLSWHPDEWTEYSPWMRMFQNARKFIG comes from the coding sequence ATGTTGATTCTGCCGGGCTCCAACGCCCTGTCCGCATTCCGTAGCCAACGCCTTCTCACCCAACTGCAATCCGTGCTTCCGTCCGTGACGGCCGTCCAGGCGCGGTACATTCACTTTGTCGATGCCGCATCGCCGCTCTCCAGCGACGACCAGGCCCGCCTGAATGGCCTGCTGACCTATGGCGAGCCCGCCCAGCCGGAGCTGAGCGACGGCGCCGTCGAAGAGTTCATCGTCATTCCACGCTTCGGCACCATTTCGCCGTGGGCCTCGAAGGCCACCGACATCGTGCACAACTGCGGCATGGGGCATATCCACCGCGTCGAGCGCGGCGTGGCCTACCGCGTGATCCTGAAGGGCGGCATCCTGGGCAGCAGCCTGGGTGCGGCGAAAAAGCTGGATGCGGAGCAGGCGCAGGCCGTTGCGGCCCTGCTGCACGACCGCATGACCGAATCCGTGCTGCGCCATCCCGAACAGGCAGCGGACCTCTTCGGCAGCCTGGAAGCGAAGGCCCTGGAATCGATTGACGTGCTGGGCGCCGGGCGCCACGCGCTGGAAAAGGCGAACACGGATCTTGGCCTGGCCATGTCCGACGACGAAATCGACTACCTGCTGAACGCCTTCACGGCCGCCAAACGCAACCCGACGGACGTGGAGCTGATGATGTTCGCCCAGGCGAACTCCGAGCACTGCCGCCACAAGATCTTCAACGCCGACTGGACCATCGACGGCGCGGCCCAGGACCGTTCGCTGTTCAAGATGATCAAGAACACGCACGAGAAGCAGCCCAAGGGCACCATCGTCGCGTATTCGGACAACTCCTCCATCATGGAAGGCGCGGAAGTGACGCGCTTCTATCCGCGCGGCGAGGGCCATGAATACGGCGCGTCCACGGAGCTGATCCACACGCTGATGAAGGTGGAGACCCACAACCACCCGACCGCGATTTCCCCGTTCCCCGGCGCCTCCACCGGCGCGGGCGGCGAGATCCGCGACGAAGGCGCGACCGGCCGCGGCGCCAAGCCGAAGGCTGGCCTTACCGGCTTCACCGTCTCGAACCTGATGCTGCCGGACGCCGTGCGCGCCTGGGAGAACGCTGCCGACGTGACCGCGCCGGTGGGCAAGCGCGACGAGAGCAAGGCTTATGGCAAGCCAGACCGCATTGCCTCGCCGCTGCAGATCATGATCGAAGGCCCGCTGGGAGGCGCCGCCTTCTCGAACGAGTTTGGCCGTCCGGTGCTGGGCGGCTATTTCCGTACGTATGAACAGAACGTGGGCCGCTGCTTCGCGGGCGCCCAGGACACGGTGTTCGGCTACCACAAGCCCATCATGATTGCGGGCGGCATCGGCAATATCTCCGCCCAGCACACGCACAAGAACGACATCCCGGTGGGCTCGCTGCTGATCCAGCTGGGCGGCCCCGGCATGCGCATCGGCATGGGCGGCTCGGCCGCTTCCTCGATGGCGACCGGCACCAACACGGCGGACCTGGACTTCGACTCCGTCCAGCGCGGCAACCCTGAAATGGAGCGCCGTGCCCAGGAAGTGATCAACGGCTGCTGGCAGATGGGCGCTGCGAACCCCATCATCTCCATCCACGACGTGGGCGCGGGCGGCCTGTCCAACGCCTTCCCCGAAATCACCAACGACGCCAAGCGCGGCGCCATCTTCGACCTGCGCAAGATCCCGCTGGAAGAAAGCGGCATGGCGCCCAAGGAAATCTGGAGCAATGAATCGCAGGAGCGCTACGTGCTGGCGATTGCACCGGGCGACCTGCCGGTATTCCAGGCCCTGTGCGAACGCGAGCGCTGCCCCTTCGCCGTGGTGGGCACCGCCACCGAGGAGCGCCAGCTCAAGCTGATCGATCCTGAACTGGGCAATGCGCCCGTGGACATGCCGATGGAAGTCCTGCTCGGCAAACCGCCGAAGATGCACCGCGACGTGAACCACGTGCAGAACGAGTTCCCGGCGATCGACCTCACCGGCGTCGACCTGCAGGAAGCGGCGAAGGGCGTGCTGCTGCTGCCGACCGTGGCCGACAAGAGCTTCCTCATCACCATCGGCGACCGCACCGTGGGCGCCATGTCCGTGCGCGACCAGATGGTGGGCCCGTGGCAGGTGCCGGTGGCCGATTGCGCCGTGACCGCCATGAGCTACGAAGGCTTCGTGGGCGAAGCGATGGCGATGGGCGAGCGCACCCCGCTGGCCGTGATCGATGCGCCGGCCTCCGGCCGCATGGCCGTGGGCGAGACCATTACCAACATGGCCGCCGCGCCGATTGCCGATATCTCCGCGATCAAGCTCTCCGCGAACTGGATGGCGGCCTGCGGCCAGCCGGGCCAGGACGCCGCGCTGTTCGACACCGTGAAGGCAGTGGGCATGGAGCTGTGCCCGGCGCTGGGCATCAGCATCCCCGTGGGCAAGGACTCCCTGTCCATGCGCACCACCTGGAAGGACGAGGGCGCGGACAAGGCCGTGATCTCGCCGGTATCGCTGATCGTTTCCGGCTTCGCGCCCGTGTACGACGTGCGCAAGTCCCTGACCCCGCAGATCCGCATGGACCAGGGCGAAACCTCCATCATCCTCATCGACCTTGGCCGCGGCAAGAACCGCATGGGCGCGTCGGCCCTGTCGCAGGTCATCGGCCAGCTGGGCAACGAGGCGCCGGACGTGGACAATCCGGAAGACCTGAAAGGCTTCTTCACCGCGATCCAGCAGCTGAACAAGGACGGCAAGCTGCTGGCCTACCACGACCGCTCGGACGGCGGCCTGTACGCCACCCTCACGGAGATGGCCTTCGCGGGCCGCGCCGGCCTGTCCATCAATCTGGACATGCTGACGCTGGAAGGCGAGCACGCTGCCGACTGGGGCGATGCGAAGAACTGGGCAGGCCAGGTGGCCGAGCGCCGCAACGAGCTGACCCTGCGGGCCCTGTTCAGCGAGGAGCTGGGCGCCGTGATCCAGGTGCGCGCTGAAGAAAAATCCCTGGTGATGGACGTGCTGCGTTCCTTCAACCTGGGCGCCTGCAGCCATATCATCGGCAAGCCGAACGACCGCGGCGTGATCGAATTCACCCGCGACGCCAAGATCATCTACAGCGAGCAGCGCGCCGCGCTGCACCGCCTGTGGAGCGAAACGAGCTGGCGCATCTCGCGCATGCGCGAGAACCCGGCGACGGCGGACGCGGAATACGACCGCCTGCTGGACGAAACCGATCCTGGCATCTCGCCGAAGCTCACCTTCGATCTGGCGGAAAATGTGGCCGCGCCGTTCCTTGCATCCGGCGCGCGTCCGCGCGTGGCCATCCTGCGCGAGCAGGGCGTGAACTCGCACATCGAAACCGCGTGGGTGATGCACCAGTCGGGCTTCGCTGCCGTTGACGTGCACATGAGCGACCTGATTTCGGGCCGCGTGAAGCTGGACGACTTCCACGGCATCATTGCCGTCGGCGGCTTCTCCTACGGCGACGTGCTGGGTGCGGGCGAGGGCTGGGCCAAATCCATCCTCTTCAACCCGGCGATGGCCGAGCAGTTCGCGCGCTTCTTCCAGCGCAAGGACACCTTCGGCCTGGGCGTCTGCAACGGCTGCCAGATGATGAGCAACCTGAAGTCTCTGATTCCGGGCGCGCATGCCTGGCCGAAGTTCACCACCAACAAGTCGGAGAAATTCGAGGCGCGCTTCTCCATGGTCGAAGTGCAGGACTCGCCGTCCATCTTCTTCCAGGGCATGGCTGGGACGCAGTCGCCAATTGCCATCGCCCATGGCGAAGGCTTCGCGGACTTCTCGCAGACCGGCAATATCGCCGAGGCCATCGTGGCCATGCGCTTCGTGGACAACAAGGGCGCGGCAACCGAGGCCTATCCATACAACCCGAACGGCTCGCCGCAAGGCATCACTTCGGTGACCACGCCGGACGGCCGCTTCACGGTGCTCATGCCGCACGCGGAGCGCGTGTTCCGCGCCGTGCAGCTGTCCTGGCATCCGGACGAATGGACCGAGTACTCGCCGTGGATGCGCATGTTCCAGAACGCGCGCAAGTTCATCGGCTGA
- a CDS encoding alpha/beta fold hydrolase, giving the protein MKKHFLAIAAAFSLLASSALAACIDEQGFVPINGIEQWITIRGEGCENPVVLVLHGGPGNPNTPFAKTVYGPWEKRFTIVQWDQRGAGMTYGRNKPSRDDVLTVEQMRDDGIAVTQHLQKRLGKRKLILVGGSWSSVLGMHMAKARPELFAAFISTGQVVRHPESDRAFYSAMLQRARELKDTESIAKLEALGTPPWTNPRNFGIARRIMRKYEAMVTDPAPSQWWASDPFYSTPKALADYEGGEDYSYIQFVGYKGDGMLSKIDMYKLGTKFELPIFLIQGAEDLLTTPDVARRYYDAISAPQKDFVLLPRVGHDPNQAMLDAQFKLLERVRPLAD; this is encoded by the coding sequence ATGAAAAAACACTTCCTGGCCATCGCGGCGGCGTTCTCGCTGCTCGCATCTTCCGCACTCGCGGCCTGCATCGACGAACAGGGTTTCGTCCCCATCAACGGCATCGAGCAATGGATCACGATTCGCGGCGAAGGCTGCGAGAACCCTGTAGTTCTTGTGCTGCACGGAGGGCCGGGCAATCCCAATACGCCGTTCGCCAAAACGGTTTACGGCCCGTGGGAGAAGCGCTTCACCATCGTGCAATGGGACCAGCGGGGCGCAGGCATGACCTACGGCCGCAACAAGCCTTCCAGGGACGATGTGCTGACGGTGGAGCAGATGCGCGATGACGGCATTGCGGTTACGCAGCACCTGCAGAAGCGCCTGGGCAAGCGGAAACTTATTCTCGTCGGCGGTTCCTGGAGCTCGGTGCTCGGCATGCACATGGCAAAGGCGAGACCGGAACTGTTCGCGGCCTTCATCAGCACCGGCCAGGTGGTGCGGCATCCGGAATCCGACCGCGCCTTCTATTCGGCCATGCTCCAGCGTGCGCGCGAGCTGAAGGACACGGAGTCCATTGCAAAGCTGGAAGCGCTCGGAACGCCGCCGTGGACCAACCCGCGCAATTTCGGCATCGCTCGCCGCATCATGCGCAAGTACGAAGCCATGGTTACCGATCCGGCGCCCAGTCAGTGGTGGGCTTCCGATCCCTTCTACAGCACGCCAAAGGCTTTGGCCGACTACGAGGGCGGGGAGGACTACTCCTATATCCAGTTCGTCGGCTACAAGGGCGACGGCATGCTGTCGAAGATCGACATGTACAAGCTGGGAACGAAGTTCGAACTGCCCATCTTCCTTATCCAGGGCGCCGAAGACCTGCTGACAACGCCCGACGTGGCACGGCGCTACTACGACGCCATCAGCGCGCCGCAGAAGGACTTCGTGCTGCTGCCGCGCGTCGGGCACGACCCGAACCAGGCCATGCTCGATGCCCAGTTCAAGCTGCTGGAGAGGGTACGTCCCTTGGCGGACTGA
- a CDS encoding VOC family protein has product MITQNHYVLAVQDLEKSAAFYRDVLGFAISEMGDPGWRFYSSGPCTIMAGECRDAIPPADIGYHSYFAYLCVDDVDAMYARAQQAGAEITKSLREEPWQMREFGLRTVDGHRIMIGQEISPPRDVPSPAA; this is encoded by the coding sequence ATGATTACGCAAAACCACTACGTGCTCGCCGTTCAGGATCTGGAGAAGTCGGCGGCGTTCTACCGCGACGTGCTGGGTTTTGCCATCAGCGAGATGGGCGATCCCGGCTGGCGTTTCTACTCCAGCGGCCCTTGCACCATCATGGCGGGAGAATGCCGGGATGCGATACCGCCGGCGGATATTGGCTACCACTCCTACTTCGCCTACCTCTGCGTGGACGATGTGGACGCCATGTACGCCCGCGCGCAGCAGGCAGGCGCGGAGATCACGAAATCCCTGCGCGAAGAGCCGTGGCAGATGCGCGAATTCGGCCTGCGCACAGTGGACGGCCACCGCATCATGATCGGGCAGGAAATCAGTCCGCCAAGGGACGTACCCTCTCCAGCAGCTTGA